In Nonomuraea muscovyensis, the following proteins share a genomic window:
- a CDS encoding BTAD domain-containing putative transcriptional regulator, whose protein sequence is MRFGVLGPLTVWGQGGEPVQVPEAKVRALLADLLVHVLVHRGAPVSADRLIADLWGGRPPGDAPAALRVKVSQLRRALGDRELVAFRAPGYLLRAAAEDVDAGRFRALLDRARRDADLHARRALLTEALELWRGPAYADFADEEFARTEIARLDEQRLAALEELAETRLALGEHGPLAAELAGPVTEHPLRERLRAVHLRALYQAGRQSEALASYADLRGRLATELGVDPGPELAALHQAILEQDPALGPPSRPPIPPATNLPAPLTPLIGRDAAVAEVRALLSANRLVTLSGPGGVGKTRLALEVAADPGRAFPGGVWLVELAELTSASPAEVQEAVATVLGLRDDVPAPMADRLAAALRAGDTLLVLDNCEHVVEEVAALAERLLRAAPGLRILATGREPLRIAGETLWTVPPLGGEAAAELLRARAGVELDDEEAVAEVCARLDGLPLALELAATRMRALTPRGLADRLDDRFRVLAVGRRGGPARQQTLRAMIDWSWEPLTEEERLVLRRLAVHAGGCTLEAAGAVCAQPGLDVLDTLTRLVDRSLVVPTADGRYRLLESVAAYCVERLAEAGELAELRLRHARHYAGLAERAEPHLRGHGQRHHLALLDAENANVRAAIEHAVRLGAADEAVRLVNAMAWYWVLRGRFGEGRRALEKAVSVSGDAQARLWLDGLTLLSGRLRPVDPDLFEAVADPVRRARARWFIGYASFGFDDLSVSVGLVESALAACESLGDRWGTAAALSVRASWAGMRGDLAALRRDGERGLALFREAGDRWGEMRSAENLGTLAEITGDYERAAELRRDGLRMAEELGLLTAVCDALSRLGRTAMLTGDHALADDYHERARALAVSQSNRPAEEFAEMGLALGARRQGRLDEAERLLRKWIDWVREVSGAPGAALILAELGFVAEQRGDAAAALAAQLDALEAAREVGDPRAVALALEGLAGARALGGAHEEAGRLLGKAAALRGSAGAPLPPAERGDVDRITAAVRAALGDAALAAALTDGADAPLDTLLPAPA, encoded by the coding sequence TGCGATTCGGGGTGCTGGGCCCGTTGACGGTGTGGGGCCAGGGGGGCGAGCCGGTCCAGGTGCCCGAGGCGAAGGTCCGCGCGCTGCTGGCCGACCTGCTCGTCCACGTGCTCGTCCACCGGGGCGCGCCCGTATCCGCCGACCGGCTGATCGCCGATCTGTGGGGCGGGCGTCCGCCGGGTGACGCGCCCGCCGCGCTTCGGGTGAAGGTGTCGCAGCTGCGCAGGGCGCTCGGCGACCGCGAGCTGGTCGCCTTCCGCGCGCCCGGCTACCTGCTGCGCGCCGCGGCCGAGGACGTCGACGCGGGCCGGTTCCGCGCCCTGCTCGACCGGGCCCGGCGCGACGCCGACCTCCACGCCCGGCGCGCGCTGCTCACCGAGGCGCTGGAGCTGTGGCGCGGACCGGCGTACGCCGACTTCGCCGACGAGGAGTTCGCCCGCACCGAGATCGCGCGGCTGGACGAGCAGCGGCTGGCCGCCCTGGAGGAACTGGCCGAGACCCGCCTCGCGCTGGGCGAGCACGGGCCGCTCGCCGCCGAGCTGGCCGGCCCGGTGACCGAGCATCCGCTGCGCGAGCGGCTGCGCGCCGTGCACCTGCGGGCCCTCTACCAGGCGGGCAGGCAGAGCGAGGCGCTGGCGAGCTACGCCGACCTGCGCGGGCGGCTGGCCACCGAGCTGGGCGTGGACCCCGGTCCCGAGCTGGCCGCGCTGCACCAGGCGATCCTGGAGCAGGACCCCGCGCTTGGACCACCCAGCCGGCCGCCCATCCCGCCCGCCACCAACCTGCCCGCGCCGCTCACCCCCCTGATCGGCCGGGACGCGGCGGTGGCCGAGGTCCGGGCGCTGCTGTCGGCCAACCGCCTCGTCACGCTCTCGGGCCCCGGCGGGGTCGGCAAGACCCGGCTGGCGCTGGAGGTCGCCGCCGACCCGGGCCGGGCGTTTCCCGGCGGCGTGTGGCTGGTCGAGCTGGCCGAGCTGACGTCGGCCTCCCCCGCCGAGGTGCAGGAGGCCGTGGCCACGGTGCTGGGGCTGCGTGACGACGTGCCCGCCCCGATGGCCGACCGGCTCGCCGCCGCGTTGCGCGCCGGCGACACGCTGCTCGTGCTGGACAACTGCGAACACGTGGTCGAGGAGGTCGCCGCGCTGGCCGAGCGGCTGCTGCGGGCGGCACCCGGTTTGCGGATCCTGGCGACCGGCCGGGAGCCGCTGCGGATCGCGGGCGAGACCCTGTGGACGGTGCCGCCGCTCGGCGGCGAGGCGGCCGCGGAGCTGCTGCGGGCCCGCGCGGGGGTCGAGCTGGACGACGAGGAGGCCGTCGCGGAGGTCTGCGCGCGGCTGGACGGGCTGCCGCTCGCCCTGGAGCTCGCCGCCACCCGCATGCGGGCGCTGACGCCGCGCGGGCTCGCCGACCGCCTGGACGACCGGTTCCGGGTGCTCGCCGTGGGGCGGCGCGGCGGGCCGGCCCGGCAGCAGACGCTCCGCGCCATGATCGACTGGAGCTGGGAGCCGCTCACCGAGGAGGAACGGCTCGTGCTGCGGCGGCTCGCCGTGCACGCCGGCGGCTGCACGCTGGAGGCGGCCGGGGCCGTGTGCGCCCAGCCCGGCCTGGACGTCCTCGACACGCTGACCCGGCTCGTGGACCGCTCGCTGGTGGTGCCGACGGCCGACGGCAGATACCGGTTGCTGGAGTCCGTGGCCGCCTACTGCGTCGAGCGGCTGGCCGAGGCCGGCGAGCTGGCCGAGCTGAGGCTGCGGCACGCCCGCCACTACGCCGGGCTGGCCGAGCGGGCCGAGCCGCACCTGCGCGGCCACGGGCAGCGTCACCACCTCGCGCTGCTCGACGCCGAGAACGCCAACGTGCGGGCCGCCATCGAGCACGCCGTCCGGCTGGGCGCCGCGGACGAGGCGGTGCGGCTGGTCAACGCGATGGCCTGGTACTGGGTGCTGCGCGGCAGGTTCGGCGAGGGCCGGCGGGCGCTGGAGAAGGCGGTGTCCGTCTCCGGCGACGCCCAGGCCCGGCTCTGGCTCGACGGACTGACCCTGCTGTCCGGACGGCTGCGCCCGGTCGACCCGGACCTGTTCGAGGCCGTGGCCGACCCGGTGCGACGGGCGCGGGCGCGGTGGTTCATCGGCTACGCGAGCTTCGGTTTCGACGACCTGTCGGTGAGCGTGGGCCTGGTCGAGTCGGCGCTGGCGGCGTGCGAGTCCCTGGGCGACCGGTGGGGCACGGCCGCCGCGCTGAGCGTACGGGCGAGCTGGGCGGGCATGCGCGGCGACCTCGCCGCGCTGCGCCGCGACGGCGAGCGCGGCCTGGCCCTCTTCCGTGAGGCCGGCGACCGGTGGGGCGAGATGCGCTCCGCCGAGAACCTCGGCACGCTCGCCGAGATCACCGGCGACTACGAGCGGGCCGCCGAGCTGCGCCGCGACGGGCTGCGGATGGCCGAGGAGCTCGGGCTGCTGACCGCCGTCTGCGACGCGCTCTCGCGGCTGGGCCGGACCGCCATGCTGACCGGCGACCACGCGCTGGCGGACGACTACCACGAGCGGGCCAGGGCGCTGGCCGTGTCGCAGTCCAACCGGCCTGCCGAGGAGTTCGCCGAGATGGGGCTGGCGCTCGGCGCCCGCAGGCAGGGGCGGCTCGACGAGGCCGAGCGGCTGCTGCGCAAGTGGATCGACTGGGTGCGGGAGGTGTCGGGGGCGCCGGGGGCGGCGCTGATCCTGGCCGAGCTGGGCTTCGTCGCCGAGCAGCGCGGTGACGCGGCCGCCGCCCTGGCCGCGCAGCTCGACGCGCTGGAGGCGGCGCGCGAGGTCGGCGACCCCAGGGCCGTCGCGCTGGCCCTGGAGGGCCTGGCGGGGGCCCGCGCGCTGGGCGGGGCCCACGAGGAGGCGGGACGGCTGCTCGGCAAGGCCGCCGCGCTCCGCGGCTCGGCGGGCGCGCCGCTGCCGCCCGCGGAGCGGGGTGACGTGGACCGGATCACCGCCGCGGTGCGTGCCGCGCTGGGCGATGCGGCCCTCGCCGCGGCCCTGACCGACGGCGCGGACGCCCCCCTCGACACCCTCCTCCCCGCCCCGGCCTGA
- a CDS encoding MFS transporter, translating to MSIDRAGKREWTGLAVLILPTLLLSIDVSVLHLAVPALSADLRPTGAQLLWINDIYGFLIAGFLITMGTLGDRIGRRKLLLIGAAAFGVASVLAAYAPNAESLIAARALLGVAGATLMPSVLSLISNMFRDPAQRTVAISLWMTGFTGGMVIGPLVGGVLLEHFWWGSVFLLGAPVMAVLLVAGPLLLPEYRAPGSGRIDLPSVVLSITAALAVIYGVKEFASGATGWTPALSVAAGLALAVGFVRRQRTLADPLIDLKLFAERRFGGALATLLLVIMVGPGVGLLSGQYLQLVAGLSPLGAGLWTLPPTVAVIVGFVLSPALARRFRPGYVGAAGLLVSVAGFVLLAQVGAGSGIGPLVAGQVLFFLGGSPLLVLGTDMVVGSAPPERSGSAAALSETAQEFGGALGLALFGSLAAAVYRARLAVPEEVPAEAAQAARDTLGGAATVAARQPAPVAAELLDGARAAFTDGLAATAAAGAVVLLVAAILSAVALRQVPPTGHPPTTPDPAAERETIPT from the coding sequence ATGAGCATAGATCGTGCGGGCAAGCGCGAGTGGACCGGCCTGGCCGTCCTCATCCTGCCCACCCTCCTTCTGTCCATCGACGTGAGCGTGCTGCACCTGGCCGTCCCCGCACTGAGCGCGGACCTGCGGCCGACCGGGGCGCAGCTCCTGTGGATCAACGACATCTACGGGTTTCTCATCGCCGGGTTCCTGATCACCATGGGGACGCTCGGCGACCGCATCGGGCGGCGCAAACTCCTGCTGATCGGGGCGGCGGCGTTCGGTGTCGCCTCCGTGCTGGCCGCCTACGCGCCGAACGCCGAGTCGCTGATCGCCGCGCGGGCGTTGCTGGGCGTCGCCGGGGCGACGTTGATGCCGTCCGTGCTGTCGTTGATCAGCAACATGTTCCGTGATCCGGCCCAGCGAACGGTGGCGATCAGCCTGTGGATGACCGGGTTCACCGGAGGCATGGTGATCGGGCCGCTGGTGGGCGGGGTGCTGCTGGAGCACTTCTGGTGGGGGTCGGTGTTCCTGCTCGGCGCACCGGTCATGGCGGTGCTGCTGGTGGCGGGTCCGCTGCTGCTGCCCGAGTACCGGGCCCCCGGGTCGGGGCGGATCGACCTGCCCAGCGTGGTGCTGTCGATCACGGCGGCGCTGGCCGTCATCTACGGCGTCAAGGAGTTCGCCTCCGGCGCCACCGGCTGGACGCCCGCGCTGTCCGTGGCGGCCGGGCTGGCGCTCGCCGTCGGTTTCGTCCGTCGGCAGCGCACGCTCGCCGACCCGCTCATCGACCTGAAGCTGTTCGCCGAGCGCCGGTTCGGCGGCGCCCTGGCCACGCTCCTGCTGGTCATCATGGTCGGGCCGGGGGTGGGGCTGCTGTCCGGGCAGTACCTGCAGCTCGTGGCCGGGCTGTCGCCGCTGGGGGCCGGGCTGTGGACGCTGCCGCCCACCGTGGCGGTGATCGTGGGGTTCGTGCTGTCGCCGGCGCTGGCCCGCCGCTTCCGGCCCGGGTACGTCGGAGCGGCCGGACTGCTGGTGAGCGTGGCCGGGTTCGTGCTGCTCGCCCAGGTCGGGGCGGGCTCCGGGATCGGGCCGCTGGTGGCCGGGCAGGTGCTGTTCTTCCTCGGCGGGTCGCCGCTGCTGGTGCTGGGCACCGACATGGTGGTGGGCTCCGCGCCGCCCGAGCGGTCCGGCTCGGCGGCGGCCCTGTCGGAGACGGCCCAGGAGTTCGGCGGGGCGCTCGGGCTGGCGCTCTTCGGCAGCCTGGCCGCCGCCGTCTACCGGGCGCGGCTCGCCGTACCGGAGGAAGTGCCCGCCGAGGCGGCCCAGGCGGCCCGCGACACGCTCGGCGGCGCCGCGACCGTCGCGGCGCGCCAGCCGGCGCCCGTCGCGGCCGAGCTGCTGGACGGCGCCAGGGCCGCCTTCACGGACGGTCTCGCCGCGACCGCCGCCGCCGGCGCCGTGGTGCTCCTGGTGGCGGCGATCCTGTCGGCCGTGGCCCTGCGCCAGGTCCCGCCCACCGGCCACCCGCCCACCACCCCCGACCCGGCGGCCGAGAGGGAAACCATCCCCACCTGA
- a CDS encoding copper amine oxidase — translation MFLRLALAAFVAAAGHASPATVAAPAAAACAAPYLVDKTLPNGARWQMCWEMRTIEGLTLRKVVYTPRGGSPTSVLRSAALAQIHVPYDSGEPRYHDIGSMGEAAFALTSGDCPGGERRAEKVCVLERARGHAHLKDGYGDPAERRSRQGRELVVLAAYQVGWYTYVSEFVFGDDGAITPRLGATGSLAGTVTTPKHGWPIGVGHRHFEESHSHNVFWRMDFDVHGASRDVVEQYDFTGDRTKKRTMKRTRFTRETRAVNQRMRWWRVVDPGALNTDRHPMSWEINNSDSAEYRGPADEAFTRADLYVTQYKACERLATQNPSPRCRKSVDTYAGRERLTDPVLWVNVGFHHVARDEDADPMPIHWQGFRITPRDVTAKNPTP, via the coding sequence GTGTTCCTCCGACTCGCCCTCGCGGCCTTCGTCGCCGCAGCCGGTCACGCCTCCCCCGCGACGGTCGCGGCTCCTGCCGCCGCGGCGTGCGCCGCGCCGTACCTGGTCGACAAGACGCTGCCGAACGGCGCGCGCTGGCAGATGTGCTGGGAGATGCGCACGATCGAGGGGCTGACCCTGCGCAAGGTGGTCTACACGCCGCGCGGCGGCAGCCCGACCAGCGTGCTGCGCAGCGCCGCGCTCGCACAGATCCACGTGCCGTACGACAGCGGCGAGCCGCGCTACCACGACATCGGCTCGATGGGCGAGGCCGCGTTCGCGCTGACCAGCGGCGACTGCCCCGGTGGTGAACGGCGCGCCGAGAAGGTGTGCGTCCTGGAGCGGGCACGCGGCCACGCCCACCTCAAGGACGGCTACGGCGACCCCGCCGAGCGCAGGTCGCGGCAGGGACGCGAGCTGGTGGTGCTGGCCGCCTACCAGGTCGGCTGGTACACCTACGTCTCCGAGTTCGTCTTCGGCGACGACGGCGCCATCACGCCGCGGCTGGGCGCCACCGGGTCGCTGGCCGGCACGGTGACCACGCCCAAGCACGGCTGGCCGATCGGCGTCGGACACCGCCACTTCGAGGAGTCGCACAGCCACAACGTGTTCTGGCGGATGGACTTCGACGTCCACGGCGCCTCCCGGGACGTGGTGGAGCAGTACGACTTCACGGGCGACCGCACCAAGAAGCGCACGATGAAGCGCACCCGCTTCACCCGCGAGACCCGGGCGGTCAATCAGCGCATGCGCTGGTGGCGGGTGGTCGATCCGGGGGCGCTCAACACCGACCGGCACCCGATGTCGTGGGAGATCAACAACTCCGACAGCGCCGAGTACCGCGGTCCCGCCGACGAGGCGTTCACCCGGGCCGACCTCTACGTCACCCAGTACAAGGCGTGCGAGCGGCTGGCCACCCAGAACCCGTCGCCGCGTTGCCGCAAGTCGGTCGACACGTACGCGGGCCGAGAGCGGCTCACCGACCCGGTGCTGTGGGTGAACGTCGGCTTCCACCACGTCGCCCGCGACGAGGACGCCGACCCGATGCCGATCCACTGGCAGGGCTTCCGGATCACCCCGCGCGACGTGACGGCGAAGAATCCCACCCCATAA